A stretch of DNA from Deltaproteobacteria bacterium:
CTGGGGAGAAGCCTATCGAAGGTGTTACGGGGGAAAATTTAGCGCTCGCGATTAAGCATACCCGGGTTTCGTATGTAAGCGATCTAAAAAATGCTGTGGCACCGCTTGCGTCTAAACTAAGAGCTGGAGATGTGGTCGTAACTATTGGAGCGGGGAACGTGGGGCAGGTGGCAAAGGAAATAGCAAAAACTCTCGGCGCTTAGTCTGCGCGATAGTGTAGTAGCACGGCGTGCAAAAGTCTGGAATTAGCATGTGTCCAACCATCATTATGGTAAATTAGTTTACGACCTCAGGAAGGCCGTTCCCGAGAAGCTAAAACTCCAATGCGAAGTGTCGGCTGCTAATTTAACTACTTTTGCTCTGGGAGGGCAGATCGGGCTGTTAGTAGAGCCACAGGACGTTGATGGATTGTTGCGAGCGTTGGAGTGGTTTTGGAAGAATGGCGTGCCTTGGAGAGTGCTGGGAGCGGGTTCAAATGTGGTAGTGTGCGATGATGGCATTGAGGAGGTGGTTATTCGGCTTGGGGATGCGTTTAACGGCGTTTTGTCCTGGGATGCTGAGGGCGAATTTGGAATCCGCAAATTGCAATCTAGCAACGAAGTAACTTCTATTCCCGCTGAATTAGGGAATGTACATTTTGGAGAGAGTTTCAAAATATTAGCACTTGCTGGAACCCCGCTCATGGGACTCAGCCGGCGATGTTCGAACCTTGGATTGTCTGGCTTAGAGTTTGCTGCAGGAATTCCCGCTTCGCTGGGTGGAGCTGTGGCGATGAACGCAGGCGCTCATGGCGAAAGCATGGGGTTAGTGGTTGAAAAGGTTTATGTTGTCGATGTGGAAGGCAGGCTAAAAGAACTCTCTAGGGAGGAAATGCAGTTTTCATATCGAGAAACAAGGCTTGGGAAGAATGACATCGCGTTAGGAGCGCTCATTTTGCTAAATGTTGGCCAATCGGATGATGTTTTAGCAAAGCGTGCGCGATGTCTCGAATACAGAAAGCAAACTCAGCCATTGCAATTTCCATCGGCTGGATCGGTGTTTGCGAACCCAATCGTTAACGGCGGGCAGTTAGAGATTGATAGCAAACTAAGGTATGCTGCCTACCTTTTAGAAAAAGTTGGCATGAAAGGTGTAGAATGCGGTGGGGTCGCCTACTCGTCTATGCACGCTAATTGGTTAGTTAAGATTCGAGACGATGCTAAGGCAAGCGAGGTAGCTTGTTTAATGGCTAAAGGCCAAGACAGAGTATTGCAGGAGTTTGGCATTGAATTAAGACCGGAAATAATATTTTGGAAGTCCGATCGTTAGCTCACTTTACTAGTTTGATTACCGCACTTGCAATCTCCGTTAGAGGCAGGATCTTATCCACTGCGCCTAAATCGGTAGCAACTTTCGGCATGCCGTAGACCACTGAAGTTTGTTCATCTTGAGCAATGTTGAAGGCGCCGGCTTCCTTCATTTTTAGCATTCCTTTTGAACCATCGGAGCCCATACCAGTAAGAATTACCCCAATGGCGTCAGCGCCTAAAGTGCGGGCCGCCGACTCAAAGAGAACATCGACAGACGGCCTATGGCCGCTTACTAGAGGGCCAGTTTTTACCTCTACGAATCTCTTTGCACCGCTTTTCTTTACTATCATATGGAAACTACCAGGCGCGATTAGCACTGTTCCCATAACTAACTCGTCACCGTTCTCGGCCTCCTTAACTCGCACTTTGCATACTGAATCCAATCGTTCGGCAAAGGATCTGGTAAAGCCCGGAGGCATGTGCTGTACGATAACGGTTGGCGGGGCATTAGATGGAAACTGAGTTAGCACGTGCTCAATGGCCTGCGTGCCGCCAGTAGACGCACCGAGGACAATGACTTTTGTCGTTTCACCGCTAAGTGCTGCTATCGAATCTGAAGGCGGGGCTTGGAGCTGCCGTATGCTTAAAATCTTTGAAAGATTTGCTCGAGCAGCGGACTTTACCTTTAGAGCGAGTTCAGTAGCCATTTCAGCTACGCTAAATGTTGCGCCAGGTTTGGCCATTACTTCTACCGCGCCAGCACCTAGAGCCTGCATAGCCAAGCCGGAACCCTTGGTGGCTAGGGAGGAGATCACTATCACTGGTGTGGGCCGATTTTTCATGAGCTTTTTTAAAAACGTCACTCCGTCCATGCGGGGCAT
This window harbors:
- the murC gene encoding UDP-N-acetylmuramate--L-alanine ligase (Catalyzes the formation of UDP-N-acetylmuramoyl-L-alanine from UDP-N-acetylmuramate and L-alanine in peptidoglycan synthesis) produces the protein GEKPIEGVTGENLALAIKHTRVSYVSDLKNAVAPLASKLRAGDVVVTIGAGNVGQVAKEIAKTLGA
- a CDS encoding FAD-binding protein — translated: MSNHHYGKLVYDLRKAVPEKLKLQCEVSAANLTTFALGGQIGLLVEPQDVDGLLRALEWFWKNGVPWRVLGAGSNVVVCDDGIEEVVIRLGDAFNGVLSWDAEGEFGIRKLQSSNEVTSIPAELGNVHFGESFKILALAGTPLMGLSRRCSNLGLSGLEFAAGIPASLGGAVAMNAGAHGESMGLVVEKVYVVDVEGRLKELSREEMQFSYRETRLGKNDIALGALILLNVGQSDDVLAKRARCLEYRKQTQPLQFPSAGSVFANPIVNGGQLEIDSKLRYAAYLLEKVGMKGVECGGVAYSSMHANWLVKIRDDAKASEVACLMAKGQDRVLQEFGIELRPEIIFWKSDR
- a CDS encoding chemotaxis response regulator protein-glutamate methylesterase, which codes for MPIRVLVVDDSAIVRQTLQKALSKDPDIEVVGTAPDPFVAKDKILELKPDVITLDIEMPRMDGVTFLKKLMKNRPTPVIVISSLATKGSGLAMQALGAGAVEVMAKPGATFSVAEMATELALKVKSAARANLSKILSIRQLQAPPSDSIAALSGETTKVIVLGASTGGTQAIEHVLTQFPSNAPPTVIVQHMPPGFTRSFAERLDSVCKVRVKEAENGDELVMGTVLIAPGSFHMIVKKSGAKRFVEVKTGPLVSGHRPSVDVLFESAARTLGADAIGVILTGMGSDGSKGMLKMKEAGAFNIAQDEQTSVVYGMPKVATDLGAVDKILPLTEIASAVIKLVK